The stretch of DNA AAAGTTAACTCTATGCCCTAATATCAGTGGATGGGACAGAAAAAAATCATACTGGGAACTGGAGATAAAAAAATGAGAGAAAACCATAAAAGGAATGTTGTTGGCTTGGCTTTGCTGCTGGGTTTATTTTCAACGTTAGGCCCGTTCACCATTGATATGTATTTGCCGGCATTTCCTGAAATTGCGCAGCATTTCAATACGAACGCCTCACTGGTGCAGTTTAGCTTGACTGCTTGCCTGCTTGGATTAGGCATAGGTCAGCTTGTCATGGGCTCCCTGAGTGATGTTTACGGCCGAAGAAATCCATTGCTTATTTCGATGGCGATTTATATTGTATCCTCGTTAGCGTGCTCGTTTGCACCTAATATTGGCTTGTTGATCCTGTTCCGGTTCGCGCAGGGCTTTGCTGCTTCTGCCGGGATCGTCATCTCGCGCGCGATAGCCCGCGACCTTTACAGCGGTCATGAGCTGACTAAATTTTTCTCTTTGCTGCTGCTTGTAGGGAACCTGGGTCCGCTTGCTGCGCCGATTGCCGGCAGCGGTGTTCTTTCCTTCACGACATGGGTTGGCGTATTTATCGTACTTGCCGTGCTGGGAACTTATTTATTAGCGATGACCAAATGGCGTTTGCAGGAGACGCTCCCGGTTGAACGGCGGGAGCCGGCCAACTTCGGGCATCAGTTACGCAGCTATGGCTTTCTACTGCGTGACCGCAAGTTTGTCGGCTATATGCTGGCGCAGGGAATAATGATCGCCGGGGTTTTTGCTTATGTTTCGGGCACGCCTTTTATCTATCAGGATATTTACGGCGTCACGCCAGCCGTTTTTGCCTTGCTGTTTGGATCGAACGGCGTGAGTTTGATTATAGGCTCGCAGCTGGTGGGACGAATGGCGAATCGCATATCGGAACAGACTTTCCTATTGTTTGGCTTATGGGTTGCTTTAATTGCAAGTGTGGCCGTTTTAGTGGTAGCTTTAGTCCATGGGCCGCTGTTTGCTTTGGTTATCCCGCTCTTTTTCTTTGTGTGTTCGATTGGCATTACCTCTACTGCCGCATTTCCGCTTGCGATGGAGAGCCAGGCCAATATGGCGGGAAGCGCAGCTGCGCTGCTCGGCGTTATTCCATTCCTGCTGGGTGCGGTGGTCGCTCCTTTGGTGGGGATTGCGGGTGAAGACACCGCCGTTCCGCTGGGCCTGATTATTTTGGCAACGAGCACGGCTGCGATGCTCGCTTATTTCGGACTGGTTAGAAAAGCTCCAAGTGGAGTATCGGCACCAAGCCTGGACTGATCCAGATGTTAGCTCAGAATCTGTCCCTCATCGATAAGATCAGCCTTATTCAATCCGTTACGGAGATCCCTGTTCAGCAAAAAAAGGTACCTATCAAGCCATTAACTCAAGCCCCCGAATTCGGGGGCTTTGTTGTACATGAAATTAGCTCAATTTCCCTATATATAGCTTCCGGATGGATCCGATCATGGGTGACAAGGTTTTCCACGAGCTTTGGAAACGACCTCTTCGATTCTCATTGATGTATTGACAATGAATCATTTTAATTTTATACTTACTAACAAAAAGTAACTTTAGGAGTGTTTTATATGATCTCACCTTTATTTCTTGCTCATGGTTCACCCATGCTGGCTATTGAAAATACAATGTATACCCGCTTCCTTAGAAGCACTGGGGCCAGAATGGCTCCCCAAGCTATCGTCATTTTCACGGCTCACTGGGAAGCGGAGACGCTTACGGTCTCTTCCCATGACCATGTCTATGAGACAATCTATGATTTCTATGGCTTTCCGGACGAATTGTATGAGGTAAAATACCCTGCAAAGGGCAGTTCGAAGCTGGCTGAGGAAATTCGGGAAATGTTCCATAAAGCCGACATTCCAACTATAGCAGATTCCGAACGGGGGCTGGATCACGGTTCATGGACATTGCTGCATCATATGTTTCCTGAAGCCAATGTCCCCGTCGTTCAAATCTCGGTTCATCCCTACCTGGCTCCTGAACAGCAGTTCCAGATCGGACGTGCAGTACAAGAGCTTGCAGAGCGGGACATTCTGGTGATCGGCAGCGGTGTGACTGTACACAATCTGCGCGCCGTGAAGTGGGATGAGACGAAGCGGGATGCTTGGGCCGTAGAGTTTGATGATTGGTTGTTGGATCAGCTTAATAGACAAGATTTGAATGCGCTCTTGAACTATCGAACAGAAGCTCCTCATGCTGAACTCGCGGTACCGCGTCCGGAGCATTTCGTGCCCTTCTATATTGCACTTGGCAGCGGAAGCCTTGAGGGTGCGAAGCCGATCTATCGCAGCTATGAGCTGGGCAATTTGAGCTATTTATGCTTGGAATTTTAACTTTTACAGGTATTAAAATACAGAGAAAAAGCAGCCGGGTGAACTGCACCTCCAATTAATAGATCATGTCTAACAATTGGGGTTCGGTTCAAAGTCCGGCTGCTTTTTTACTTGCAGGAATGAATCTATTTCATAATATCGTTCGAATCATGAGATTATTCAATCGTTATTGTTTTGTTGGCTGTATCGACGGTTACTTTTTTACCCAGTGCCTTCAGCGCTTCTTGGACAGGTATACCATCGATGCTGCGGTATCTATTCAGGAAGATCTTCGTCTTAAAGCCGGCAGATACTCTCTTACTCACAGCTTTGACTTTGACCGACTTACCGTCCAGCTTAATTTCGGTGTTGCTGCCGCTTCCAGTCACTTCTGCATGCAGATAATCTGTGAAGAAGGATTTATCCGCATATACCTCGCTGCCTTTTTCGAACAGTTCCCCACGGTAAGTGAAGGTTTGACTTACAGTCTTACCAGGAGTATCGGCTTCACGCTTGCTGAGGAAGAAGGGATTTGAAATAGCTTCTCCATAAGCTTTCACGATCTCTGGCTCTGTTGTTACAGAATAATCATTAATACGTCTAGCTTCGTTGTATTCTGCGATATTGTTCACATCGAAGTAGTAAACAGCCTTCACGCGAGGATATTTCGTTGGCAGCTCCGCGTAGAAGCGGTTAATGTTCTTGATGGCAAAGGCATTATCCTGCTTGTTGTCTGTCGTCGTAAAGTGAGTGGCTCCGAACTCCGAGATTTGGATCGGCTTCGTTGCACTGTAGCGGGAATATACATAGTTCAGCAGATCCAGCGGATCTTCGAAATCGGCTTTTTCATACTTATGGTTGTTATGATATTTGACACTGTAAATGTTCACGCCCACCCAGTCTACATATTCGTCTCCTGGATAGAAATTGTCGATATGCTCTTCAGGCATTGCAAGTACGGTCCAGACCATAGCCACATTCGGGGCCTCTTCCTTCATGATTTTGTCAACGAGCTTCCATTTTTCTTTGTATTTCACAGGGTCCTGAGAGTAGTTCGTCCAGGTGCCATTCATCTCCGATGCAAAACGGAGGAAGACCGGTACGCCGCTCTCCTTAGCTGCTTTGGCGAAGGAACGAAGATACTCGTCGTCCTTCACTTCATCCAGACCGCCGTTCGGCTCGAAAGCGATATGAGGGAAGCCGCCGATGGAGGCAACATCCTTCACCCATTGTGTAGGGAAGGGCTTGCCATAGCCTACATATTTGAAAAAGGTGACATGATCTCTTCCAGCCAGTTCGTTGAACTTCTTCATGCTGAAATTGATGGAGCTGTTCTGAAGCACATATCCGCCCAGGTAAGCACCTTGTTCCGGCTCATTCTTAGCCAGCTTGTAATCGGAACGTGTAGTAATGAGAGTGTAATCAGATTTGGATGCCACATTGTACTTGTCGTAGGTCATATAGGCAATGAAACCTAGCAATAGGATCGCAACTACAACAATAATAAAGATTCGAAGCAACCTGAACCATAATGGCTTCTTAGGCTTACGGAGCTTAATAGGCTGATTAATAGATTCCATAATTCCTCCTAGTTCGTTTGTGATCTAACGTCTGCGCAGACAGAGTGCTACGATGGACGTGAGCAGCAGTCCGATGATTAGACCGAAGAGTAGTCCCCATGCAGAGCGCTGTATGGAGATGGTCAGCGGTGTGTGCAAGTGGGTAAAGGTGTTCATCAAGGACAGCTGGCCGATGACGGCTGCGATGAGCAGCAATCCGCCCTTGCGGTATTTTGCCAGCAAATAGAGAGCAAGGACAAAGAGAGGGTATCCCAGGAAAATTTCCTTCGTTCGAGGCCTTACCCCTAACAGATGATCCAGCAGGCTGCGGAATTCTCCTTCGAACGGAAGCAAGGTTCCCTCATTGCCTGAGCGAAGGACGAAATAGATTCCTCCGAGCCCTACGATAAGAAGTCCTACCAGAAGCAATACCCATCTTAGGATGCTGCCCGATTGCAGCACGCTTTTCTGAAGGAACCTTAGCCCCTGTCCCAGATCCCCGGTGATCCAGGTATAGATAAAGGTCAGCAGAATAGGAGCGACAAAGAGCAGCTTAATTCCCCGGAATTGATTCACATAAGAGAGATAAGACATATCGTTAAACAGGGCTACTACAAAAATTACTCCCGCGAGGGTAATGCAAGCTCCGCTAATAAAAGCGAGCAGTGCAGAGGCCCACGGCCCTCTCTGGGAGCGAAGCGCGATTTCCCGGCCCACCATAATGGCCAAGACAGGCGCCGCTATACCGCCTATAAGGCCGTATACGCTTTGTGCAAGGCCGAATAAAGAGGGCTTCACCATGGCTGCAGCAATTCCGGCCAGTCCGAGCACCATGGCTGCAGCAGCCAGCGGACGCCAAGACGTAAACCGACGAAGCAGCAGCAGGGCGGTTAGGGTGATCCCTAGCATAGGAATTGCTTTAAAAGGTTTGCCAGCAAGCAGTCCGTGATTAGCATAATCAGTGAGAGGAAGCGGCTGGCTAAAGCTGTATTCCGGCTCCAGCCGCTTCACCAGTTCTGAGGATACAGCCTCTACTTTCTTCAGGTAACTCGGCCAATCTTGCTGAGCGTTCTTAAAGGCCGGGAAATAAACCATTGAAATTGCTCGTTCCCGTACACTTAGTTCGAACATATCAGCCGCTTCTTTTGTAGACATGGCGTTTAGCTTGGCCGGATCGATGAAGATGACACGAATATGCCGATAATCGGCTTGTTTGGCCAGCTCCAGCGCTCCCAGCTGACTTCGGATCAGGGTGAAGTAGATGTGATGCTTCTTCATCAAATCCGCTAGCTGCGGGGCATCTCCTGGATAGGAAAGCGCTTCGTTGCCGCTGAAATAAATTTGTTTGATGTCAAGGTCATGCAGCGCCTCAAATTGGGCATCCATAAATTCAGCGTCATGATAAAGAGGTGCATTTGCATATGACGGAATGACCGTCATATGCAGCTGCCCGATCAGCTCCCGAGCCTCTGGAATGTCGATTCCAAGCACCTGGGCCTGTGCTTTTTCCACGCTCAGCTTCAGAACGGCTGAAAACCCTCCGTCAGGACGGTGATTCATGAGCAGCTTATTCTTGAAGGCTTTCTGGAGCAGAGTAGCATAGAAGGCTGTATCTTTAGCATTCTGATTGCTTGATACGATAACCGTATCTTCTGGGCTTACCGTCACTGAGCTGTCATTTAGAACGTCGGCAGGCATTTTCTGCGCGGAGTAAAGCTTAAGAACGCCTTTGTCCGCTAACTCCTGCAAGTTCGTTTCTTTTAATACAATGGCGGTAGCGCCGGCCTGTTTCAAAGATTGAATTACAGTTTCGGGATCTGCTGAAGACTGGACGATTTCCGTATAGGGTACCGCCAGTTCGATCTCTCTGGCTTGTCCTTCATCTGCTGCACGCGTCAATACGCTTGCGAGCGAGATAACCAGGAAGAGAGCGCATAAAGTCCATATCCAAGTTTGTTTCATGTTTGTAAAGGTCCTCCACATTCGGTATAAATCCTGTTTCAGGTAGTCCTTGTGACCTTCTTAATTATATACATGAATTGCCTAGGGTAAAGGAAAAACCTGAATAATTAAGAAGATCGTAATCGTTTCTTAACCTTTTATTTGTTTTCCAAACGAGGTAGCATGTTATGATAGTACAAACCTATGTTTAAAGGAATGATCGGATTGGACAAGCATGTATTAATTGTAGACGATGATGCGAAAATATCGAAGCTGATTGAAATATATTTGCAAAATGAAGGCTTTACCGTGACCAAAGCATCCGACGGACTGGAGGCGCTTGAACGTCTGGAGCAGGAATCCGTCGACCTGATCATTCTGGACGTCATGATGCCAGGTCTTGACGGAATCGGTGTATGCATTAAGATTCGCGAGACACAGACCACGCCCATTCTAATGCTCAGTGCCAAGGATGGGGATATGGATAAGATCAATGGCCTAATGACCGGTGCGGATGACTATATGGTGAAGCCCTTCAATCCGCTTGAGCTGATTGCCCGGGTCAAATCGCTGCTGCGCCGCTCTTCTTATCAATCGCAGCCTGTAAACACGGGTTCAGAGTTTGAGATCAAGGTGGGGCCGCTTCAGCTGGATAAGGAGACACATACGGCAACTGTAGACGGCAGGCCGCTTAAACTGACACCGATCGAATTTGGCATACTATACTTGCTGGCAAGTTACCCCGGCAGGGTGTTTAGTTCTGAAGAGATATTTGAGCTGATTTGGAAAGACAAGTATTTTGAGAGCAATAACTCCGTTACCGTGCATATCAGCCGACTAAGAGACAAGCTGGAGAAAGAAATGGATGGCGAGAAGCTGATCCGTACGGTGTGGGGGGTAGGATACAAACTTGAGAACTAGTCTTCGAGTAATTGCGTGGCTGTTTTGGACGGCGCTGACTTCACTGATCGCTTTTCTGCTGTTTGTATTGCTGGCTAAATCGGTTCTGCTGACTTATCCATCCATCTCGGCAAATATGATTTTGAAATGGATATACTACCATGTCGGTTATCCAGCAGCCTACTATTATGTCGCTGTACCGATTGTTCTCTTGTTCTCCATTTACTTCTTTCGCCGGGAAATGCGAAGACGCGAGAGGAAGTACCTGGATCAGCTGATCGAGGAAGTGCATTTGGTTGAACATCTTGGCTTTGACCATAAAATTCCGGTTCGTCCCGTTGGGCAGCTTGGACAGCTTGCTTCGGATATCAATCGGATGCTGGAACGGCTTAAGATCTCGATCGAGGAAGAGCGGCGGGCCGAACAGACCAAGAATGAGCTGATCACGAATGTGTCGCACGACCTGAGAACCCCCCTAACGACGATCACAGGATATCTCGGCCTTGTCGAACAAGACCGTTATCGTGATGAAGTCGAGCTCAGATACTACATGAATATGGCCTATGAGGAATCGATTCGTCTCAAGAAGCTCCTTGAGGATTTATTCGAGTATACCCGGCTGCGCAACAGAGGAATCCGGCTGGTCTATAACAAAATCAATCTGGTCGAAATGCTGCACCAGATCGTATCACAATTCGGCTGGCAGCTTCATGAGAGCGGTATGGAGGCCCGTCTTGCTTTTGACGGCCAGCTCACGCTGTCTGCGGATGGGGATAAGCTGAGAAGAGTATTCGAGAATTTGATTACGAATGCTATCCGGTATGGTCAAGACGGAAGGTATCTGGATATTCGCGCAAGATGGGAAGAGGAGACGGTCATCACCGAGATAATCAATTATGGGGAGCCCATTCCGCAGCAGGATCTTCCTCATCTGTTTGAACGCTTTTATCGGGTAGAGAAGTCCAGGGCTAAGCATACAGGCGGTTCAGGAATCGGCCTAGCCATTGCGAAGAATATCGTGGAGCTTCACCACGGAGAGATTCGGGCAGAGAGCGATGAGGAACGGACGGTGTTCATTGTTCGCTTGCCGCAAAATAATATCAGCTAGGGCCGTATTAGGCCGTTAAATATAGAAAGATCAATGTAAAACTTTAGTTCAATCTATATAAACACATCAATGCGCTTTCATTCTGGGTGAATGAGCGCATTTTTTATAAAACCAGTTTGTTAAGCTAGAAGTATACAATTCTTAAGGAAATCTTTATATTTTCTTATTCGCCAAGAAAGCAATCGACTTCATAATAGAAAATGTCGAGAGATATGTACATCGATTACCCCGATGGTTAGGGGATGGGAGGAAATCATTATGAAATACAGCTTTCTTGAGGCTGTATATCGGGAATACCAAAAAGACGTATATCGTTACTTATTATTTCTAAGTAAAGACCCATATACGGCTGAGGATCTGGCACAGGAGACCTTCTGCCGAGCACTGGTTCATATGGATAAAATGCAGGATGGCAAGGTAAAGCCCTGGCTGTTCCGAGTCGCTTATCACGCATTTATTGATAAGACTCGCAAGGAAAGCCGGATGCAGATTTATGATACGGACTACTTCCAAGTGATGCCTGACAGCAATACGCCAGAAACACATCTCATGGGAGCCGAAAGCCGGAAAGAGCTCGATCATATGCTGGCCGAACTATCGCCTGAACAGAGAGAAGCCGTAACCCTGTATGATATTCAAGGTTACTCCTATAAAGAGGCTGCAGATCTCATGGGCGTAAAGCTCTCAAGATACAAAATTGTGCTTTACCGGGCAAGGCAGCGCCTGAAGCAGGACAAAGTCTCGAAAAAGGCGGGAAGACGCTACTCTGAAGTGATTTAATCCGGACTTATTCCTCTCTTAATGAAGCAATATGTTATGATTCTTAATATGCAATCAAGAGAATGAAGGGGGGATTAGGATTGGAAAACGGCTATACGATTCGCTCGCTTAATGTTGGACTGCCGAAGCTGCTTGAAGGTCATACGAAGCCCGTTCAATCAGGCATTGGCAAACAACCGGTGCGAGGTCCGATATTTTTATCAGAGCTTAACCTTGACGGAGACGGCCAAGGGGATCTGGTTCACCACGGGGGTCCTGACAAGGCGGTTTGTGTCTATGCATACGATCATATGGATTATTGGAGCAAGACCTTTAATTATCCGTTCGAACCTGGAGCTTTTGGGGAAAATATTACGCTTGTGGGTTTGGTGGAGACAGAGGTTTGCATCGGTGATATTTTCCATTGGGGCGAAGCTATCTTGCAGGTTACCCAGCCAAGACAGCCCTGCTATAAATTAGCTGTGCGTCATGGGCTGCCGGATTTGCCTAAGCAGGTGGAGAAAACCGGCTATACCGGCTTTTATTTCAGAGTGCTCAAGACAGGTCTTGTGTCCAGTAAAGATTCGCTGATCTTGCAAGAACGCCATCGCAAAGGGATTACGGTTGCTTTTGCCCACCGTGTGATGTTTGGTGAGAAGAAGGATACCCCAGAGCTGAGGCAGCTTCTTGAGGTGGACGCCCTGTCCGAGAATTGGCGGAAAACGTTATCCAAGCGCACTCGCATCTGAACTGTAGCATTACATAATTCATAGAGAAGAGGAGAGCCCCGGAAGGAGCTCTCCTCTTTTATCTGCGTACGCTCTAGGGGCTAAGTCATTAATTTTGTTTATCCTGCTTCTGATCTTTGGAAGGGGCGGCTTGACCAGCATTGCTATTGCCATCTGTCTCAGCAGGGGCCTTCTCTTCTGAATTTGGAGCAGGATCTGCTTCCGTCTGATCCGCAGGAACCTTAGCTTTAACCTCATCCTTCACTTTCGGGGCTGTGGATGGTTCCTCCTGTGCTGGTGTCTTCGGCGCATAAGGTCGCACCACCCACACGGTAGCCGATGTGCTGATTCCTTGATAAGTGACCTTAATGCTGGTTGTGCCAGGCTTGAGTCCTGTCAGATTGCCTTCCGAATCGACGGACACAATGGAAGGATCGGCCGATTCGAAAGAGGCCTCTTTAGTTACGTTTCTGACTTTCCCTTCCTTATCTGTAAAGAACACTGCAACATCGAAGGTGTCATTCAAGGTAATGGAATAATCCTCTGAATCCAAGGATAGAGTACCTTCTACTGGCTGTTCAGGCGTTTCCCCGTTATAAGTGATCGTTTTAAAAGGTTCAAGAAGTCCGTTGTAAGCAGCGTCATATACATAAATTTCAAAGTTATTCTCGCCATCAGTCAGCGGCACTTCCACCGTAAAGCGGCCGTTCTCATCAATAACTCCATCATATTGAGCGGACTGCCCATCACCGCCTGTTGAGAGCACGGCAACACCAATGGCATCGGAGTAAGAGACGGGAAGGACCTCAAGTAGGGTATCGCGAACGATTTGGCCGGAAATGATGCCCTTGCCGGGGTTCTTCTCGTCGACCTTCACGTTAGGCTCGTCCAGTGCAGCCTCAGGAGCTTCACGGTCCAGGACAAAAGGAACGCTTTCGTCAGACAGCAATTCTTCACTATCATGAATGGAAGGGGTCAGCCAGTAAAGCCCATCGTTAAGCGGTTTAACATCTTTATCTGTTTGGACCTTACCATCCCAAGCAGACAGCTGATAAATATCAGGCCGATGTTCCGGCTGGTGAGCCAGACCGTCATAGATTGTTCCGGCGATTTTACCGGATGCATCTTCTGCAACAAGCGAGAAGTCCTTCAGCGGTCTATTTACGGTGAATGAAAGATCAGCGGTATCGTACAGCCCATCTTGATTCGGAGAGAAAATGTCCGGTGTCACGGATAAATCCGTTACGGCTCCGATGGTATAGGATTCACCAACGTACACTCCTGCTGGAAGTGTCAGCTGATGGCCGGTTTGCCGATCTGTCAGTGTAATGCGCCCTTCATAGTAGCCATCTGACGCAGTTTTCGGCACTTCAAGCGTAACACCTAGCGAAGCAGCCCGCTGACCGGCTGTGAGTGAAAGGGAAGAAGATTCGGCTGTAAGCGAAGGTGCAGCTTCGCCGGCTGCTTGCCAATCCACATGAACATCATAAGCCTGAGCATCCCCGGTAAGGTTATCCAGGTCCAGCGTCTTGGTCACGCTGGTTCCAGGAGCAACTTGACCGAAGGAGAAGCTGCCTGTCTTGTAATCACTGCTTGCTCCGTGATCCAGCTCGATCGGCAAAGTCTCTTCTACAGAAGCGATGGCTGTCGCTTCAAGCACGTTCCCAAGGTCAATCCGTCCGGCGCCTTGTACTTGTGCGGAATAAGGCTGACCATTGCGGTCATTCAAGACTACAGAGTTATTGGTCAGCAGCGCCTTGATTTGGTTAGGGGTGAGATGATTCTCCTTGCGTTCGCTCTTGGAGCGCTCAAGAACCAGAGCAACGGCTCCAGCTACATGAGGAGAAGCCATACTGGTTCCCTGCATCGATGCGTAAGCCTCTTCATAATTGCCGTCCCAAGCAGGTACAGTAGAAGTAATATTAACGCCAGGCGCTGAGAGATCCGGTTTGATGGTATAGTCAGGAAGCGCAGGACCGCGAGAGCTGAAATCAGCCATATAGTCCTCTTCGTGCAAGGAGCCGATAGTCACATGCCCTTGGCCGCTTGCGATATCCCGCTTCAGGGCTTGGCCGTCGGTCTGGGTAATAGTGTAGGTCGGGGCATAGTCTCCAGGCTCATTCAGCGTGGCAGCAATTTCCCCAGCTTCATTGTTATAGATAATTAATCCTGTAGCACCTGCTGCAGTAGCATTGATGGCTTTCTCCTGGAATGAAATTTCTCCGCGGGATACCAAAGCAAGCTTACCTTTTACGTCTACTCCGTTATAGTCAGCGGCTTTGCCCAGACCTGCATCAACGATGTCCCATCCCTGTTCCGAAGGTGTAAGATCCGGTGAGAAGGTGGCCAGTTGTGCACGCAGGCCGGAATGTTCTGCTGAGTTAAAAATAGGAATATCCATAGGCGGAGTTGATGCTCCTACGGAAATGGCCAGCTGGGACCCGCCGGGACTGCCTACCGTGGCATCTCCAGGACCGTCGTTCCCGTTAGCAACAACCACCTCAACACCGGCCTTAACGGCATTATCCAAGGCAACCGTATCAGCTGTATACTGGTTGTTGTAATCCGCGCCCAGCGACAGGTTGATGACATCGAGACCGTCTGCTACAGACTCCTCAATAGCAGCAATAACGTTCTCGCTTGACCCGCTTCCGTAGGGGCCCAGCACCCGATAGACATACAGATCGGCTTCGGGAGCTACGCCGCGGGCCCATCCAGTGCTGCCTGGCTGATCCGGGTTGCCGCGTCCCACAATCGTGCCTGAGACGTGTGTACCATGACTGGTCTCATACGGTTTACCGTTCTTAGGCGGGAAGTTTGGATTGGGTCTTGTTTCAAACGGGTCTTTATCATTATCTACGAAATCGTAGCCGCCCTTAAAGGCATCTTTGATACTTGGATGGTTATAGTCGACACCAGTGTCAATAACGCCTACCTTAATGCCCTTACCTTTGTATCCGGCTTCCCAGAACTCCGGTGAACCCATATGAGGCACGCTCTTATCCAGCTGGGCGGTTACTTCACCAGAGGTTTCAATGGGTAAGGCATGGTACTCCAGATTGGGATATACAGCCTTGACGCCTGGCAGCTTTAATAGACGGTTGACTTGGTTCGCGGGGATTTCTAGGGAATAACCGTTGAATGCACGTGTATATTCGCGCTTGAATTGCACGGAAAGTGCCGCTTCTGCAGCAGACTTAAATTTGGAATGCTCAGTACGAACCTTGCTGGCCTGAACACTTTTTCCGATCGAAGAGACCTGATTCTCGAAGACATCTACCGGAGTGTTCTTCAGCTCTACAATAACTGTAGTTATTGCATCGCTATCGCTTTCCGGTACAAAGTTATGAGGCTCGCTGTTGACAGGACCGGTTGCGGTCTTAGCCTGGATTCCCGGCACCTTACCGGCAGGAAGAGGAAGATCGTGAGAGAGTCTGGAATCAACTTTCAATTTTGCTTGCTGGGCCTGTTCTCCGCTCGCTGCAGCGGGATTTCCAGGTACCAGGCTTAGGGCTACCGTAAGACCCAGGAGCAGAGAGAACCATGGACGGGGTGATTTAATGTTCAAATGACTTCCTCCTTTTTTGAAACGGTTATTGGGTTGACTTCCATACTTCCTACTAAACCGGCCTCCTCTCAAAATACAGAAAATAGAAATAAATATAATATTATTTTACATATAATTGGTATTCAGGGAATGCAACCCAATACCTAGTTGGCAGGTTTGCTAACATTGACGAGAGATGACGGATTGAAGCGCATATTGTGCGAATTAATGGCCTTATACCTAAGGTTCCGGATGCGAATCGGACTTCTGTCCCTTTTTCGTTCAACCTTTGCAGAGATCAATCAG from Paenibacillus sp. CAA11 encodes:
- a CDS encoding MOSC domain-containing protein, which gives rise to MENGYTIRSLNVGLPKLLEGHTKPVQSGIGKQPVRGPIFLSELNLDGDGQGDLVHHGGPDKAVCVYAYDHMDYWSKTFNYPFEPGAFGENITLVGLVETEVCIGDIFHWGEAILQVTQPRQPCYKLAVRHGLPDLPKQVEKTGYTGFYFRVLKTGLVSSKDSLILQERHRKGITVAFAHRVMFGEKKDTPELRQLLEVDALSENWRKTLSKRTRI
- a CDS encoding S8 family serine peptidase; protein product: MNIKSPRPWFSLLLGLTVALSLVPGNPAAASGEQAQQAKLKVDSRLSHDLPLPAGKVPGIQAKTATGPVNSEPHNFVPESDSDAITTVIVELKNTPVDVFENQVSSIGKSVQASKVRTEHSKFKSAAEAALSVQFKREYTRAFNGYSLEIPANQVNRLLKLPGVKAVYPNLEYHALPIETSGEVTAQLDKSVPHMGSPEFWEAGYKGKGIKVGVIDTGVDYNHPSIKDAFKGGYDFVDNDKDPFETRPNPNFPPKNGKPYETSHGTHVSGTIVGRGNPDQPGSTGWARGVAPEADLYVYRVLGPYGSGSSENVIAAIEESVADGLDVINLSLGADYNNQYTADTVALDNAVKAGVEVVVANGNDGPGDATVGSPGGSQLAISVGASTPPMDIPIFNSAEHSGLRAQLATFSPDLTPSEQGWDIVDAGLGKAADYNGVDVKGKLALVSRGEISFQEKAINATAAGATGLIIYNNEAGEIAATLNEPGDYAPTYTITQTDGQALKRDIASGQGHVTIGSLHEEDYMADFSSRGPALPDYTIKPDLSAPGVNITSTVPAWDGNYEEAYASMQGTSMASPHVAGAVALVLERSKSERKENHLTPNQIKALLTNNSVVLNDRNGQPYSAQVQGAGRIDLGNVLEATAIASVEETLPIELDHGASSDYKTGSFSFGQVAPGTSVTKTLDLDNLTGDAQAYDVHVDWQAAGEAAPSLTAESSSLSLTAGQRAASLGVTLEVPKTASDGYYEGRITLTDRQTGHQLTLPAGVYVGESYTIGAVTDLSVTPDIFSPNQDGLYDTADLSFTVNRPLKDFSLVAEDASGKIAGTIYDGLAHQPEHRPDIYQLSAWDGKVQTDKDVKPLNDGLYWLTPSIHDSEELLSDESVPFVLDREAPEAALDEPNVKVDEKNPGKGIISGQIVRDTLLEVLPVSYSDAIGVAVLSTGGDGQSAQYDGVIDENGRFTVEVPLTDGENNFEIYVYDAAYNGLLEPFKTITYNGETPEQPVEGTLSLDSEDYSITLNDTFDVAVFFTDKEGKVRNVTKEASFESADPSIVSVDSEGNLTGLKPGTTSIKVTYQGISTSATVWVVRPYAPKTPAQEEPSTAPKVKDEVKAKVPADQTEADPAPNSEEKAPAETDGNSNAGQAAPSKDQKQDKQN